In a single window of the Biomphalaria glabrata chromosome 5, xgBioGlab47.1, whole genome shotgun sequence genome:
- the LOC106072884 gene encoding uncharacterized protein LOC106072884 isoform X1 has translation MNTGTTKDWFQSRAMHMHIWTLTLAIHLAASSTLFYSIESQLEAFQVKEERVKEREVYLFAVDGKRRPYSYINEEGTLTGFEIDFINQVCSVAGKLCYTILAEYQECIFTDRSLDYAGRGLMARWFHGCPGYAITIDRLNEFDFTLPYLDGIATFTVIPGNPSGFDPDSDDYSDFTIVHLSGAPTNEPCLRRLKKRFGKVLIAQDLPEAKAVLLNRTADVLFSPRRKIDGLETLPARFRCDINGAGIMLKKGSNVATWWDPAFTKFYSSGAYAKLCVEASEKYKANISCLNSLSEAQKLHPYQSPPQSSAEPDKLWTFVVSGRIAPYSYLNDEGRLVGFTKDFLDRVCTKAGKRCTLLLAEVSECTVRKGELLYPGRGLLEGWFDACTGYFDTYDRDNSWDFTLPYLVSYASFYVAIGNPSRFNPDLDDYSKYTIVYAETAITNAHCLNRLHKKYGKLVVVPDRSDAINMLLNRTADAWFTKDDGAPAIEKLPQQLHCENVGTSIMTKKGGELPLWWNKVFQEFYTSGEYNAFCREKGREFQTKFPCLPEPTWSVQQQGL, from the exons ATGAACACAGGAACAACTAAAg ATTGGTTCCAGTCTAGAGCCATGCACATGCACATTTGGACCCTGACATTGGCCATACATCTCGCTGCTTCCTCCACACTTTTCTATTCCATCGAGAGTCAGCTGGAAGCA tttcaggtaaaagaagaaCGAGTCAAGGAGAGAGAGGTCTACTTGTTTGCTGTAGATGGAAAGAGAAGACCCTACAGTTATAT AAATGAGGAGGGCACGTTGACTGGTTTTGAAATAGATTTCATTAATCAAG TTTGTTCTGTTGCTGGGAAACTGTGTTACACAATATTAGCTGAGTATCAAGAGTGTATTTTCACGGACAGATCCCTGGATTACGCAGGGCGAG GTCTGATGGCTAGATGGTTCCACGGATGTCCAGGCTATGCTATTACGATTGACAGATTAAATGAATTCGACTTCACTTTGCCCTATTTAGATGGTATAGCCACATTCACTGTGATACCTGGCAACCCTTCAGGATTTGATCCCGACAGCGATGACTATTCTGATTTTACTATTG TTCATCTATCAGGGGCTCCTACCAATGAACCTTGTTTACgaagacttaaaaaaagattCGGAAAAGTTTTAATAGCTCAAGATCTTCCCGAAGCTAAAGCGGTACTACTCAATAGAACA GCTGATGTTCTCTTCTCTCCACGTAGAAAAATTGATGGCCTTGAAACACTTCCTGCAAGATTTCGATGTGATATTAATGGAGCTGGTATAATGCTCAAGAAAGGCAGCAATGTGGCCACATGGTGGGATCCTGCATTCACTAAATTTTACTCCTCTGGTGCATACGCTAAACTCTGCGTTGAGGCCTcagaaaaatacaaag CCAATATCAGTTGTCTCAATTCTCTGAGTGAAGCTCAGAAGTTACACCCTTACCAGTCACCACCACAAAGTTCGGCT GAGCCAGACAAACTTTGGACTTTTGTTGTCAGTGGAAGAATCGCTCCATACAGTTACCT AAATGACGAAGGGAGATTGGTTGGATTCACAAAAGATTTCTTGGACAGAG TTTGTACAAAAGCTGGTAAGAGATGCACATTGCTCCTAGCAGAAGTCTCTGAGTGTACCGTTAGAAAAGGTGAACTGTTGTATCCAGGCAGAG GTTTGCTGGAGGGATGGTTCGATGCCTGTACTGGCTACTTTGACACTTACGACCGAGACAACAGCTGGGATTTCACATTACCTTATCTGGTTTCTTATGCTTCATTTTATGTGGCCATAGGCAATCCTAGCCGCTTTAATCCAGATCTTGATGATTACTCCAAATACACCATAG TGTATGCTGAGACCGCCATAACCAATGCCCATTGCCTGAACAGACTTCACAAAAAATATGGGAAACTCGTGGTTGTGCCTGACAGAAGTGATGCTATCAACATGTTGTTGAACAGAACT GCCGATGCTTGGTTCACCAAAGACGATGGTGCTCCAGCCATTGAGAAACTTCCACAGCAGCTTCATTGCGAGAACGTTGGTACCAGCATCATGACCAAGAAAGGTGGAGAGCTGCCACTCTGGTGGAACAAAGTCTTCCAAGAGTTTTACACGTCAGGGGAGTACAACGCTTTTTgtagagagaaagggagagaatttCAAA
- the LOC106072884 gene encoding uncharacterized protein LOC106072884 isoform X2 produces the protein MHMHIWTLTLAIHLAASSTLFYSIESQLEAFQVKEERVKEREVYLFAVDGKRRPYSYINEEGTLTGFEIDFINQVCSVAGKLCYTILAEYQECIFTDRSLDYAGRGLMARWFHGCPGYAITIDRLNEFDFTLPYLDGIATFTVIPGNPSGFDPDSDDYSDFTIVHLSGAPTNEPCLRRLKKRFGKVLIAQDLPEAKAVLLNRTADVLFSPRRKIDGLETLPARFRCDINGAGIMLKKGSNVATWWDPAFTKFYSSGAYAKLCVEASEKYKANISCLNSLSEAQKLHPYQSPPQSSAEPDKLWTFVVSGRIAPYSYLNDEGRLVGFTKDFLDRVCTKAGKRCTLLLAEVSECTVRKGELLYPGRGLLEGWFDACTGYFDTYDRDNSWDFTLPYLVSYASFYVAIGNPSRFNPDLDDYSKYTIVYAETAITNAHCLNRLHKKYGKLVVVPDRSDAINMLLNRTADAWFTKDDGAPAIEKLPQQLHCENVGTSIMTKKGGELPLWWNKVFQEFYTSGEYNAFCREKGREFQTKFPCLPEPTWSVQQQGL, from the exons ATGCACATGCACATTTGGACCCTGACATTGGCCATACATCTCGCTGCTTCCTCCACACTTTTCTATTCCATCGAGAGTCAGCTGGAAGCA tttcaggtaaaagaagaaCGAGTCAAGGAGAGAGAGGTCTACTTGTTTGCTGTAGATGGAAAGAGAAGACCCTACAGTTATAT AAATGAGGAGGGCACGTTGACTGGTTTTGAAATAGATTTCATTAATCAAG TTTGTTCTGTTGCTGGGAAACTGTGTTACACAATATTAGCTGAGTATCAAGAGTGTATTTTCACGGACAGATCCCTGGATTACGCAGGGCGAG GTCTGATGGCTAGATGGTTCCACGGATGTCCAGGCTATGCTATTACGATTGACAGATTAAATGAATTCGACTTCACTTTGCCCTATTTAGATGGTATAGCCACATTCACTGTGATACCTGGCAACCCTTCAGGATTTGATCCCGACAGCGATGACTATTCTGATTTTACTATTG TTCATCTATCAGGGGCTCCTACCAATGAACCTTGTTTACgaagacttaaaaaaagattCGGAAAAGTTTTAATAGCTCAAGATCTTCCCGAAGCTAAAGCGGTACTACTCAATAGAACA GCTGATGTTCTCTTCTCTCCACGTAGAAAAATTGATGGCCTTGAAACACTTCCTGCAAGATTTCGATGTGATATTAATGGAGCTGGTATAATGCTCAAGAAAGGCAGCAATGTGGCCACATGGTGGGATCCTGCATTCACTAAATTTTACTCCTCTGGTGCATACGCTAAACTCTGCGTTGAGGCCTcagaaaaatacaaag CCAATATCAGTTGTCTCAATTCTCTGAGTGAAGCTCAGAAGTTACACCCTTACCAGTCACCACCACAAAGTTCGGCT GAGCCAGACAAACTTTGGACTTTTGTTGTCAGTGGAAGAATCGCTCCATACAGTTACCT AAATGACGAAGGGAGATTGGTTGGATTCACAAAAGATTTCTTGGACAGAG TTTGTACAAAAGCTGGTAAGAGATGCACATTGCTCCTAGCAGAAGTCTCTGAGTGTACCGTTAGAAAAGGTGAACTGTTGTATCCAGGCAGAG GTTTGCTGGAGGGATGGTTCGATGCCTGTACTGGCTACTTTGACACTTACGACCGAGACAACAGCTGGGATTTCACATTACCTTATCTGGTTTCTTATGCTTCATTTTATGTGGCCATAGGCAATCCTAGCCGCTTTAATCCAGATCTTGATGATTACTCCAAATACACCATAG TGTATGCTGAGACCGCCATAACCAATGCCCATTGCCTGAACAGACTTCACAAAAAATATGGGAAACTCGTGGTTGTGCCTGACAGAAGTGATGCTATCAACATGTTGTTGAACAGAACT GCCGATGCTTGGTTCACCAAAGACGATGGTGCTCCAGCCATTGAGAAACTTCCACAGCAGCTTCATTGCGAGAACGTTGGTACCAGCATCATGACCAAGAAAGGTGGAGAGCTGCCACTCTGGTGGAACAAAGTCTTCCAAGAGTTTTACACGTCAGGGGAGTACAACGCTTTTTgtagagagaaagggagagaatttCAAA